A window of the Longimicrobiaceae bacterium genome harbors these coding sequences:
- the sdaAA gene encoding L-serine ammonia-lyase, iron-sulfur-dependent, subunit alpha: MHRSIESLLREAEQTGHPLPQVVLDAEVAETGATAEQVRARITRTLGIMRSAIEEGLKGEARSPSGLTGGRARLLHENGAQILGPRVTTTLARAIATLEVNAAMGLIVAAPTAGAAGVLPAVLISVGEFMKVDEERLVDAMLVAGGVGGVIAHRASLAGAEGGCQAETGTAAAMSAAAVTWLYGGTDEQVSTAVALSLQGMLGLICDPIGGLVEIPCIYRNASAAMQAVSSAEMALAGLDFPVTADEVIDVMGEVGRRMPAAYRETAMGGLATTPSAQRLVQLGARPSGKPSGISR, from the coding sequence ATGCACCGTTCCATCGAGTCGCTGCTCCGCGAGGCCGAACAGACCGGGCACCCCCTCCCGCAGGTGGTGCTGGACGCGGAGGTCGCGGAGACCGGCGCCACCGCCGAGCAGGTACGGGCGCGGATCACGCGGACGCTGGGGATCATGCGCTCGGCAATCGAGGAGGGGCTGAAGGGGGAGGCGCGCTCCCCCTCCGGGCTCACCGGCGGGCGCGCGCGGCTCCTGCACGAGAACGGGGCGCAGATACTGGGGCCGCGCGTCACCACCACGCTGGCGCGGGCCATCGCGACGCTGGAGGTGAACGCCGCCATGGGGCTGATCGTGGCGGCGCCGACGGCGGGGGCCGCGGGCGTGCTCCCCGCGGTGCTGATCAGCGTGGGCGAGTTCATGAAGGTCGACGAGGAGCGCCTGGTGGACGCCATGCTGGTGGCGGGGGGGGTGGGGGGGGTGATCGCGCACCGCGCTTCGCTGGCCGGCGCGGAGGGCGGGTGCCAGGCGGAGACCGGGACGGCGGCGGCGATGTCCGCGGCGGCGGTGACCTGGCTCTACGGCGGGACCGACGAGCAGGTGTCCACCGCCGTGGCGCTCTCGCTCCAGGGGATGCTGGGGCTGATCTGCGACCCCATCGGGGGGCTGGTGGAGATCCCCTGCATCTACCGCAACGCGTCGGCGGCGATGCAGGCGGTCTCCTCGGCGGAGATGGCGCTGGCCGGGCTGGACTTCCCGGTGACCGCGGACGAGGTGATCGACGTGATGGGCGAGGTGGGGCGCCGGATGCCCGCCGCGTACCGCGAAACGGCCATGGGCGGGCTGGCGACCACCCCCTCGGCGCAGCGCCTGGTGCAGCTGGGCGCGCGCCCCTCCGGGAAGCCGAGCGGGATCAGCCGCTAG